The following are encoded in a window of Sinomonas cyclohexanicum genomic DNA:
- a CDS encoding flavin-containing monooxygenase, which yields MSYTLPMSQVEVRIDFDPEEVRARYGAELVKRAATGAPRADRKPPAVQLDAADPWTPYVERPAVSEEVEAVIIGGGFGGLLAAARLKEEGVDSLRIVEAGGDFGGTWYWNRYPGSQCDIEGYIYLPLLEETGYMPSTRYPLAQEIFEHSQRIGRHFGLYEGALFHTAATRAVWDGDSQRWLVTTDRGDELRTRFLVRSNGALGAAPTLPAVEGLETFPGRIFHSSRWDYAYTGGSPTEPMTNLHDKTVVVVGSGASAVQVVKAVADQARQVFVVQRTPGPVFGYRRDTATDPEWYSSQVAGWQQRRMRNFDLNTSFRYQDDDLVGDQFVEMFRALGTADNVVDDVSSIDPREVGQVMEIADLAFSHRFRQLVDSVVQDPETAERLKPWYGLLCKRMTYNDGFLESFNRPNVSLIDAPVVGIESVNGSTVTAAGERFDADCIVFATGFDTSTSSEARAGITVLGRDGRSLSEHNSPGLRSQHGIMTDRFPNLFTSGLNQTAVALNFTSMLDVQARHIAAIVGHARANGYAEVEPTEDAVEAWSKTVAEAGLPFRPYFERCVPGYYNGYGNLDQGVFTGQAFVPGTATYADILEEARADGRFSGLEFRLASLEAEFSAS from the coding sequence ATGTCATACACGCTGCCAATGTCCCAGGTGGAGGTAAGGATCGATTTCGATCCAGAGGAGGTGCGGGCCCGCTACGGAGCGGAACTGGTGAAGCGTGCCGCGACCGGCGCGCCACGTGCGGATCGGAAGCCTCCGGCGGTACAGCTCGATGCGGCCGACCCGTGGACGCCGTACGTCGAACGCCCTGCCGTCAGCGAGGAGGTGGAGGCGGTCATCATCGGCGGGGGCTTCGGTGGCCTGCTCGCGGCGGCGCGCCTGAAGGAGGAGGGCGTGGACTCCCTCCGCATCGTCGAGGCCGGCGGCGACTTCGGCGGCACCTGGTATTGGAATCGCTACCCGGGTTCGCAGTGCGACATCGAGGGCTACATCTACCTCCCGCTTCTCGAAGAGACCGGGTACATGCCGAGCACGCGTTACCCCCTCGCGCAGGAGATCTTCGAGCACTCTCAGAGGATCGGCCGGCACTTCGGCCTCTACGAGGGGGCGCTCTTCCACACGGCCGCGACCCGCGCCGTGTGGGACGGCGACTCGCAGCGGTGGCTGGTGACCACCGACCGTGGAGACGAGCTGAGGACGCGCTTCCTCGTGCGCTCCAACGGCGCGCTCGGCGCCGCACCGACGCTTCCCGCGGTCGAGGGTCTCGAGACCTTCCCGGGCAGGATCTTCCATTCCAGCCGATGGGACTATGCCTACACCGGCGGTTCACCGACCGAGCCGATGACGAACCTGCACGACAAGACCGTCGTCGTGGTCGGAAGCGGGGCGAGCGCCGTCCAAGTGGTGAAGGCCGTGGCCGACCAGGCGAGGCAGGTCTTCGTCGTCCAGCGCACCCCTGGGCCGGTGTTCGGATACCGCCGCGACACGGCGACCGACCCCGAGTGGTATTCCTCCCAGGTGGCCGGCTGGCAGCAGCGCCGGATGCGGAACTTCGACCTCAATACGTCCTTCCGGTATCAGGACGATGACCTCGTCGGCGACCAGTTCGTCGAGATGTTCCGCGCGCTCGGCACCGCCGACAATGTGGTCGACGACGTCTCGAGCATCGACCCGCGCGAGGTCGGCCAGGTCATGGAGATCGCCGACCTGGCCTTCTCGCATCGGTTCCGACAGCTGGTCGATTCAGTCGTGCAGGATCCGGAGACGGCCGAGCGGCTCAAGCCCTGGTACGGACTGCTGTGCAAGCGGATGACCTACAACGACGGCTTCCTCGAGTCATTCAATCGACCGAACGTCTCACTCATCGACGCTCCTGTCGTCGGCATCGAGAGCGTCAACGGCAGCACAGTCACGGCAGCCGGTGAGCGCTTCGACGCGGACTGCATCGTGTTCGCGACCGGCTTCGATACCTCGACCTCCTCGGAGGCCCGAGCCGGGATCACCGTGCTGGGGCGCGACGGGAGGTCCCTCAGCGAGCACAACTCGCCGGGGCTGCGCAGCCAGCACGGGATCATGACGGACCGGTTCCCGAACCTGTTCACCAGCGGTCTCAACCAGACTGCGGTCGCGCTCAACTTCACCTCGATGCTCGACGTGCAGGCCCGGCACATTGCCGCGATCGTCGGGCACGCGCGCGCGAACGGCTATGCGGAAGTGGAGCCGACGGAGGATGCGGTCGAGGCGTGGTCGAAGACAGTAGCCGAAGCGGGGCTGCCGTTCCGGCCCTACTTCGAGCGTTGCGTCCCCGGCTACTACAACGGATACGGGAACCTCGATCAGGGCGTCTTCACCGGGCAGGCCTTCGTCCCGGGCACGGCCACCTACGCCGACATCCTCGAGGAGGCACGAGCCGACGGACGCTTCTCCGGGCTCGAGTTCCGCCTGGCCAGCCTCGAGGCAGAGTTCTCAGCATCCTAG
- a CDS encoding zinc-dependent alcohol dehydrogenase has translation MKAAYYERSGTVLLAEVDEPVILRPTDAVVRVTTSAICGSDLTIVGGHMTPATGFTLGHEYVGVVTAVGEGVTKIKVGDRVAGSPASYCGACENCRRGLVALCSRGGIHGSGPSFGALDGGQAEAIRVPWAEQVLAVIPDSVPDETAVLLADVMMTGLTSVRATRLQPTDTLVVFGCGPIGLSAVHAARRLTAVDRIIAVDPVEHRLDVARSLGADEAVASVEEAEALVRPSRHDGADGVIDAAGAQASLDAAVRVAGQGARIAVPAIGHGPMTIDFRTLLFRSIDVWTGLGDVLLIDDLMEAAALGRIDPRPMISHHIGLDEVPSYYERMAARDPDIVKIVVSL, from the coding sequence GTGAAGGCGGCCTACTACGAACGCTCGGGAACGGTCCTGCTCGCCGAGGTCGACGAGCCTGTCATCCTTCGACCCACGGACGCGGTCGTGCGCGTCACGACCTCCGCGATCTGCGGAAGCGATCTGACCATCGTGGGCGGCCACATGACCCCCGCCACCGGCTTCACTCTGGGCCACGAGTACGTCGGCGTCGTAACGGCAGTGGGCGAGGGCGTCACGAAGATCAAGGTCGGCGACCGCGTCGCAGGCTCGCCGGCGTCGTACTGCGGCGCATGCGAGAACTGCCGCCGGGGACTCGTGGCGCTCTGCTCTCGGGGCGGCATCCACGGTTCCGGCCCGTCCTTCGGCGCCCTCGACGGAGGCCAGGCCGAGGCCATCCGCGTCCCGTGGGCGGAGCAGGTGCTCGCCGTGATTCCCGACTCAGTGCCGGACGAGACGGCGGTGCTGCTGGCGGACGTCATGATGACCGGCCTGACCAGCGTCCGCGCGACGCGGCTGCAGCCGACGGACACTCTCGTGGTCTTCGGCTGCGGCCCGATCGGCCTGTCGGCCGTCCACGCCGCTCGCCGGCTCACCGCGGTCGACAGGATCATCGCGGTCGATCCGGTGGAGCACCGGCTCGACGTCGCGCGGAGCCTCGGTGCGGACGAGGCGGTCGCCTCGGTGGAGGAAGCGGAGGCGCTCGTGCGTCCCTCGCGTCACGACGGCGCGGACGGCGTGATCGACGCGGCCGGTGCCCAGGCGAGCCTGGACGCAGCCGTACGGGTCGCGGGGCAGGGCGCCCGCATCGCGGTGCCGGCGATCGGTCATGGTCCGATGACCATCGACTTCAGGACCTTGCTCTTCCGCTCCATCGATGTCTGGACGGGACTCGGAGACGTCCTTCTCATCGACGACCTCATGGAAGCGGCCGCCCTCGGCCGGATTGACCCGCGGCCGATGATCAGCCACCACATCGGGCTCGACGAGGTCCCGTCGTACTACGAGCGGATGGCCGCACGGGACCCTGACATCGTCAAGATCGTGGTCAGCCTGTGA
- a CDS encoding CHY zinc finger protein, producing MSHPTTPEVSGGARPVEVFGATVDDQTRCVHYRTEVDVVAMKFKCCGRYYPCHLCHAEEADHEAQTWPRAQWSEPAVLCGVCKGEMTVDAYLATTSCPNCNARFNERCAAHRHLYFG from the coding sequence GTGAGCCACCCGACGACGCCCGAAGTGAGCGGGGGAGCGCGGCCGGTGGAGGTCTTCGGGGCCACCGTGGACGACCAGACACGGTGCGTCCACTACCGCACCGAGGTGGACGTGGTCGCGATGAAGTTCAAGTGCTGCGGGCGGTACTACCCGTGCCACCTCTGCCACGCCGAGGAGGCCGACCACGAGGCGCAGACGTGGCCGCGGGCACAGTGGTCGGAGCCGGCGGTGCTGTGTGGGGTGTGCAAGGGCGAGATGACCGTCGACGCCTATCTCGCGACCACGTCCTGCCCGAACTGCAATGCCCGGTTCAACGAGCGCTGCGCGGCTCACCGGCACCTGTACTTCGGCTGA
- a CDS encoding serine hydrolase domain-containing protein produces the protein MTTQTLPPVAAVTGSNTEAGAELREVFSRSLSRSSGGAQLTVSVRGERVVDLAGGSLTTTTPVQVFSVSKLLVALAAAHAHDRGLLDLDAPLAAYWPAFDRPSTRSITGRMVLDHSCGIPAVATPLTVDDLLAGRLDEEIARQEPYWEPGTDHGYGAFTYGALMAGVFNHAIGQTVQHYVAAHLTGPANARFDFGTTDAVAPLSFTPPVLTEATAAAITEGRAIVDGSFMPILADTPGFFADPRVIAASWPSMSGVSTASDLAQILEHALGYGPGPAALSRQAVEGMIAERTHGWDRTNHLVSRFGSGVELPSAANPLLGGRSFGHQGAVGSVAAADPDSGLVVTYVTTHAGATLGVSDQALVLLAAARELKEGLR, from the coding sequence ATGACTACTCAAACCCTGCCCCCGGTCGCCGCGGTCACCGGGAGCAACACCGAAGCCGGCGCGGAACTGCGCGAGGTCTTCTCACGCTCGCTGTCCCGGTCCTCCGGCGGCGCCCAGCTCACCGTGTCCGTTCGCGGCGAGCGCGTCGTGGACCTCGCGGGCGGCTCGCTGACCACCACGACACCCGTCCAGGTGTTCTCCGTCAGCAAGCTCCTCGTCGCCCTCGCTGCGGCCCATGCCCACGATCGCGGGCTGCTCGACCTCGACGCACCCCTCGCGGCATACTGGCCGGCATTCGATCGGCCCTCCACCCGATCGATCACCGGCCGGATGGTGCTCGACCACAGCTGCGGGATCCCCGCCGTCGCCACGCCACTGACCGTGGACGATCTCCTCGCTGGGCGCCTCGATGAGGAGATCGCCCGACAGGAGCCGTACTGGGAACCCGGCACCGACCACGGCTACGGCGCCTTCACCTACGGCGCACTGATGGCGGGCGTCTTCAACCACGCCATCGGACAGACCGTGCAGCACTACGTGGCCGCACACCTCACGGGTCCGGCCAACGCTCGCTTCGACTTCGGCACCACCGACGCCGTAGCCCCGCTCAGCTTCACACCACCAGTACTGACCGAGGCGACAGCTGCAGCGATCACGGAGGGACGTGCAATCGTGGACGGCTCCTTCATGCCGATCCTTGCAGACACGCCGGGATTCTTCGCGGACCCGCGCGTCATCGCCGCGAGCTGGCCGTCGATGTCAGGAGTGAGCACGGCGAGCGACCTCGCCCAGATCCTGGAGCACGCGCTCGGCTACGGCCCCGGGCCGGCCGCCCTCTCACGCCAGGCGGTCGAGGGGATGATCGCCGAGCGCACCCATGGCTGGGACCGGACAAACCACCTCGTCTCGCGCTTCGGCTCCGGTGTGGAGCTGCCGAGCGCGGCAAACCCGCTTCTGGGCGGGCGCTCCTTCGGTCACCAGGGCGCAGTCGGCTCGGTCGCAGCCGCCGATCCCGACAGCGGACTCGTCGTCACCTACGTCACCACCCACGCCGGGGCGACCCTCGGAGTCTCAGACCAGGCACTTGTTCTGCTGGCAGCGGCACGGGAGCTGAAGGAGGGCCTCCGGTGA